Proteins encoded within one genomic window of Dyadobacter chenhuakuii:
- a CDS encoding NADP-dependent malic enzyme encodes MNKKIRKEDALYYHSKGRPGKIQVIPTKETSTQRDLSLAYSPGVAEPCLEIAANVEDAYLYTAKGNLVAVISNGTAVLGLGDIGPEASKPVMEGKGLLFKIYADIDVFDIELNTKDVDEFVRTVKILEPTFGGVNLEDIKAPECFEIEARLKQELNIPVMHDDQHGTAIISAAAMLNALELVKKDINDIRVVVSGAGASAVSCTKLYLALGANPKNIAMFDTKGHIHNGRTDLSEMKRQFATDVAYESLEEAMVGADLFLGLSTADIVSKDMVKSMAKDPIVLAMANPNPEIPYPDAVEAREDVIMATGRSDYPNQVNNVLGFPYIFRGALDVRATEINEAMKLAAVHALADLAKKSVPDIVNLAYNETNIVFGKNYIIPKPVDPRLLTTVAPAVAKAAIETGVARKVITDWDAYEQELSSRLGRNEQISRVILNKAKLAPKRVVFADAENIQVLRAAQQVRDEGIAIPILLGSKDIVSNLIKESKLDLGDVAIVDPRAEENEDIINKYANLLFEKRKRKGLTPIEAHRSIYFRSYFGSMMVENGEADALISGLTRTYPDTIRPALHVIGKDPGVNKVAGMYILLTPKGPLFFSDTTVNLDPTVDEIVEITELTAKAVERFNIQPRIALVTYANYGSADGTDAVKMREATAILKKRNPTMIVEGEMQAHLAFNTALLKENHPFSDLVDGGANTLIFPNLSASNIAYNLLKEAAELETIGPILLGMKKPVHVLQLGSSVREIVNMVAIAVVEAQMKK; translated from the coding sequence ATGAATAAAAAGATCAGAAAAGAAGACGCCCTATACTACCACTCAAAAGGCCGTCCTGGCAAGATCCAGGTAATCCCGACCAAAGAAACCAGCACCCAGCGCGACCTTTCACTCGCGTATTCTCCCGGTGTTGCAGAGCCATGTCTCGAAATCGCTGCTAATGTTGAAGATGCCTATTTGTATACAGCAAAAGGCAACCTTGTAGCTGTAATCAGCAACGGAACCGCCGTGCTCGGACTCGGAGACATTGGTCCTGAAGCCTCCAAGCCGGTTATGGAAGGAAAGGGCCTTCTCTTCAAGATATATGCAGACATTGATGTATTTGACATTGAACTGAACACAAAAGACGTCGACGAATTCGTAAGGACCGTTAAGATCCTGGAACCTACGTTCGGGGGCGTCAACCTGGAAGATATCAAGGCACCGGAATGTTTTGAAATTGAGGCCCGCCTCAAACAAGAGCTGAACATTCCCGTCATGCACGACGACCAGCACGGAACGGCCATCATCAGCGCCGCAGCCATGTTAAATGCCCTTGAATTGGTTAAAAAAGACATTAATGATATTCGGGTAGTCGTTTCCGGCGCAGGCGCTTCGGCCGTTTCCTGTACTAAACTTTACCTGGCATTGGGTGCCAATCCGAAGAACATTGCCATGTTCGATACCAAAGGCCACATTCACAATGGCCGGACGGACCTTTCGGAAATGAAGCGGCAGTTTGCAACGGATGTGGCTTACGAGTCGCTGGAAGAAGCAATGGTCGGCGCCGATTTGTTCCTCGGACTTTCCACGGCGGACATTGTCTCAAAGGATATGGTAAAATCAATGGCGAAAGACCCTATCGTGCTCGCTATGGCTAATCCCAATCCCGAAATCCCCTATCCTGATGCCGTTGAAGCGCGTGAAGACGTGATCATGGCAACAGGCCGCTCGGATTATCCGAACCAGGTGAACAATGTCCTTGGCTTTCCCTATATTTTCCGCGGCGCGCTCGACGTGCGTGCGACGGAGATCAATGAAGCAATGAAACTGGCGGCCGTTCACGCGCTTGCCGATCTTGCCAAGAAGTCGGTTCCTGACATTGTAAACCTTGCCTACAATGAAACGAACATTGTTTTTGGTAAAAATTATATCATTCCAAAACCTGTTGATCCGCGATTGTTAACCACGGTTGCACCTGCTGTTGCGAAAGCTGCAATTGAAACAGGCGTTGCCCGCAAAGTCATTACGGATTGGGACGCTTACGAGCAGGAACTTTCCAGCCGCCTTGGTCGTAACGAACAGATTTCCCGCGTAATCCTGAACAAAGCGAAACTGGCTCCAAAAAGAGTTGTTTTTGCTGATGCAGAGAACATTCAGGTGCTTCGTGCCGCACAACAGGTTCGCGATGAAGGCATTGCGATTCCTATCTTACTGGGCAGCAAAGACATTGTGTCAAACCTGATCAAAGAAAGTAAGCTGGATCTGGGTGACGTAGCGATTGTGGATCCGCGTGCAGAAGAGAATGAAGACATCATTAACAAATATGCCAACCTGCTTTTTGAAAAACGTAAAAGAAAGGGCCTGACGCCTATCGAAGCGCACAGAAGCATTTATTTCAGAAGCTATTTCGGATCAATGATGGTGGAAAACGGAGAGGCCGACGCGCTGATCTCCGGTCTTACAAGGACTTATCCGGATACGATCCGTCCCGCATTGCATGTCATTGGAAAAGATCCTGGTGTAAATAAAGTGGCGGGTATGTACATCTTGCTAACCCCAAAAGGACCATTATTCTTCTCGGATACAACCGTTAACCTGGATCCAACGGTTGATGAAATCGTGGAAATCACCGAACTGACGGCAAAAGCGGTCGAGCGGTTCAACATTCAGCCCCGCATTGCATTGGTAACCTATGCCAACTACGGAAGCGCCGACGGAACTGATGCTGTGAAAATGCGCGAAGCCACCGCGATCCTCAAAAAGAGAAATCCAACGATGATCGTAGAAGGCGAAATGCAGGCCCACCTCGCATTCAATACAGCATTATTGAAGGAAAATCACCCATTCAGCGACCTCGTCGATGGCGGCGCCAACACGCTGATCTTCCCGAACCTGTCTGCAAGTAACATTGCTTACAACTTGCTGAAAGAAGCTGCCGAACTCGAAACCATCGGGCCAATCTTGCTCGGAATGAAAAAGCCGGTCCACGTCTTGCAATTAGGAAGTTCCGTTAGGGAGATTGTTAATATGGTTGCAATAGCGGTTGTCGAGGCCCAGATGAAGAAGTAG
- a CDS encoding TetR/AcrR family transcriptional regulator, giving the protein MGIVERRERLRIQVRSDIVKTAKEIAREDGWTAVSIRKIAEVIEYSPPILYEYFESKDKLLEAIRMEGFDILQAEFSKIKTHFSNPQKQLAEVAQRIWVFAIENPEVFQVMFNLEGAYCDSKNVYGKAMSIKGNPVWEMIASLRPRSGEMVTKTYYEWWCLTYGFISITMTTQPRYAFPQAEPVYMEGVRRFIRSIM; this is encoded by the coding sequence ATGGGAATAGTAGAGCGAAGAGAACGCCTCAGAATACAGGTACGTTCGGATATCGTCAAAACAGCAAAGGAAATAGCCCGTGAGGACGGGTGGACAGCGGTCTCTATCCGCAAAATTGCTGAAGTGATCGAATACAGCCCTCCAATTCTCTATGAATATTTTGAGAGCAAGGATAAATTGCTCGAAGCGATCCGCATGGAAGGGTTCGATATCTTGCAGGCTGAGTTTTCAAAAATCAAGACCCATTTCAGCAATCCCCAGAAGCAGTTGGCAGAAGTAGCGCAGCGGATCTGGGTGTTTGCGATCGAAAATCCAGAGGTTTTTCAGGTAATGTTCAATCTGGAAGGCGCTTATTGCGATTCCAAGAATGTGTACGGAAAGGCCATGAGCATTAAGGGCAATCCGGTTTGGGAAATGATTGCAAGCCTGCGTCCGAGATCTGGTGAGATGGTTACCAAAACCTATTATGAGTGGTGGTGCCTTACCTACGGTTTTATAAGCATTACCATGACCACACAGCCCAGATATGCGTTTCCGCAAGCTGAGCCCGTGTATATGGAAGGTGTCCGCAGGTTTATAAGAAGTATTATGTAA
- a CDS encoding alpha/beta fold hydrolase: MRSVIVVFLISISLSSCFSRYTISAKQVRKHYAAKKVKPEERIIKNDTLALCIASVGADTLPMLLLIHGAPGSLWGYMNLMDDEDLQKRFHIVSVDRVGYGKSRLKMKKKHRYVTSIATQANALLPVFELNKSKEKVTVLGRSYGAPIAAKLVSLQPDQVKELIMVSPVIDPEKEKFYWFSKWGRNSFIQLFLPGEFNTATAEKYSHSDELRKLLPVWHNLDLPTTVIQGGNDWIADPANIDFAKKHIKSKRAQYIFLHKAGHMITYTHLSMIKEMLLKSQFVEDRITSLDMSAASGQAAN, encoded by the coding sequence TTGCGATCTGTAATTGTTGTTTTTCTAATATCCATTTCGCTCAGTTCCTGCTTTTCCCGGTACACTATATCAGCCAAACAGGTTCGGAAACATTATGCAGCGAAAAAAGTAAAACCTGAGGAACGCATTATTAAAAATGATACGCTTGCCCTTTGCATTGCAAGTGTGGGTGCGGATACATTGCCAATGTTGCTGCTGATCCATGGTGCCCCCGGCTCGTTATGGGGTTATATGAATTTGATGGACGATGAAGACCTGCAAAAGCGCTTTCACATTGTGTCCGTTGACCGTGTGGGTTATGGGAAATCCCGCCTTAAAATGAAGAAGAAGCACCGCTATGTGACTTCCATTGCCACACAAGCCAATGCACTTTTACCCGTTTTTGAGTTAAATAAAAGCAAAGAAAAAGTAACCGTCCTGGGCAGATCTTACGGTGCACCGATCGCTGCCAAGCTCGTTTCACTGCAACCGGATCAAGTGAAAGAGCTGATCATGGTTTCGCCCGTTATAGATCCTGAAAAAGAGAAGTTTTATTGGTTTTCGAAATGGGGCAGGAATTCTTTTATCCAGTTATTCTTGCCGGGAGAGTTCAATACGGCTACGGCTGAGAAATACAGCCACTCCGATGAGCTCCGGAAACTATTGCCCGTTTGGCATAACCTGGACCTTCCTACAACCGTAATCCAGGGTGGAAATGACTGGATAGCCGATCCGGCCAACATTGATTTTGCCAAGAAACACATTAAGAGCAAGCGCGCTCAATACATTTTCCTGCACAAAGCCGGACATATGATCACCTACACCCATTTGTCGATGATCAAAGAAATGCTTTTGAAAAGCCAGTTTGTTGAGGACAGGATCACTTCGCTCGATATGTCTGCGGCGTCAGGGCAGGCGGCTAATTAA
- a CDS encoding T9SS type A sorting domain-containing protein, with protein sequence MKSVYKVFLLILLASPLCFATHIRGGEIMASHISGQNYNIKVRLYFDRNVGEAAATAQTNVLVCFGDGSTKEFQRSKTEALPGDVLVSDYDGTHTYPSSGTFQISVSMENRSPGILNLPNSGDTRAFFWTVINTQVSNSTPVLPYLAFEAGVKQLFKIDLKPTVADADSITVKLPKLSKPSPGECGVRMLEHTYMYPNEVSSTGTFKVVPSVNQLVWQAPEVLGNYIFAMVVSEWRDGVAISETYREGLITVIDKPGPTVEIPPYESAANGGLITSTPNVKSAEVSMAIEAYPVPTETSITVKAYSKKRSVVTLQLIDIRGRVIKEIKSGGPVISVQEEFDMRNLAKGIYIIKAANENDAVSQKVLR encoded by the coding sequence ATGAAATCAGTTTACAAGGTTTTTCTTCTGATCTTACTGGCTTCTCCGCTTTGTTTTGCGACCCATATCCGGGGCGGTGAGATCATGGCTTCACATATTTCCGGCCAAAATTATAACATTAAAGTGCGTTTGTACTTTGACAGGAACGTTGGTGAAGCTGCTGCAACTGCTCAAACAAATGTTTTGGTATGTTTTGGTGATGGTTCTACCAAAGAATTTCAAAGATCGAAAACGGAAGCGCTTCCTGGTGATGTGCTGGTGTCTGACTATGACGGAACGCACACCTATCCTTCTTCCGGGACATTCCAGATTTCTGTTTCAATGGAGAATCGTTCACCCGGAATATTGAACCTGCCGAATTCAGGCGATACACGAGCATTTTTCTGGACTGTTATCAATACACAGGTTTCCAATTCCACGCCTGTCCTTCCCTATCTGGCCTTCGAAGCGGGTGTAAAGCAGTTATTCAAAATTGATCTCAAACCAACCGTTGCTGATGCCGATAGCATTACTGTAAAGCTTCCCAAACTGAGCAAACCTTCGCCGGGCGAGTGCGGCGTGCGTATGCTGGAACATACTTATATGTACCCCAATGAAGTAAGCAGCACAGGCACATTCAAAGTCGTTCCATCGGTTAATCAGTTGGTTTGGCAGGCTCCGGAAGTGTTGGGCAACTACATATTTGCAATGGTAGTAAGTGAATGGCGTGACGGAGTTGCTATTTCTGAGACTTACCGCGAAGGTCTCATTACCGTAATTGACAAGCCCGGCCCGACCGTCGAGATACCACCCTACGAATCGGCTGCAAATGGTGGCTTGATCACGTCTACGCCAAATGTAAAATCGGCAGAAGTTTCCATGGCCATTGAAGCCTATCCGGTTCCTACTGAGACATCAATTACTGTGAAAGCATATAGCAAAAAACGTTCTGTTGTAACATTACAGCTTATAGATATTCGCGGAAGGGTTATCAAGGAAATCAAAAGCGGCGGCCCGGTAATTTCAGTTCAGGAGGAGTTTGATATGCGTAATCTTGCCAAAGGGATTTACATCATAAAAGCAGCAAACGAAAATGATGCGGTGTCGCAGAAAGTGTTGCGGTAA
- a CDS encoding glycoside hydrolase family 2 protein, whose amino-acid sequence MKTALLGLGLLSCILSVDSAAQKSPEWKYVEGKIVSPWAEKVNAANVHPEYPRPQMVRQNWVNINGLWNFSIVPKQSSETKPAAFDGQILVPFAVESALSGVGKTVGKDSVLWYQRNIDFAPKLKDQRVLLHFGAVDWKCDVFVNGKPAGSHQGGYDPFSFDITDLLVKKKQQDISVRVWDPSSDGPQPRGKQIKNPHAIWYTPVTGIWQTVWLETVPTTHIADFKQVPDIDKQTLTVTTTLKNAGTTDKIRIVALDGSNKVAEQEIASGENAVLNIANAKLWSPENPFLYDLVLTVTRNGKVVDEVKSYFAMRKISMQLDANGIQRMALNNKFLFQYGPLDQGWWPDGLYTAPTDEALKFDILKTKEMGFNMIRKHVKVEPARWYRYCDELGMLVWQDMPSGDMGNNWEQRPGITGDETEKQRTPESENIYKTEWKAIMDANDHFPSIVVWVPFNEAWGQFKTEEITNWTMQYDPSRLVNSASGGNFFPVGHIIDMHNYPAPVMPRPEIFGAKQIIVLGEFGGLGLPIDGHVWQQKDNWGYQSFKNQQELYARYESFVKRFESLIKRGLSAAVYTQTTDVEIETNGLMTYDRKVIKFPEAKLKAIHMPLYNADWVKLKP is encoded by the coding sequence ATGAAAACAGCACTGCTAGGATTGGGATTGCTATCATGCATCCTAAGCGTCGACTCGGCTGCGCAGAAGTCTCCCGAATGGAAATATGTTGAAGGGAAAATCGTATCGCCCTGGGCGGAAAAGGTAAATGCAGCCAATGTTCATCCTGAATATCCGCGGCCGCAAATGGTCCGCCAGAATTGGGTTAATATCAATGGCTTATGGAATTTCTCAATTGTTCCAAAACAATCGTCCGAAACTAAGCCGGCGGCTTTTGACGGTCAGATATTGGTCCCGTTCGCCGTGGAATCCGCATTGTCGGGCGTGGGTAAGACTGTGGGAAAAGACAGTGTGCTCTGGTATCAGCGGAACATTGACTTTGCGCCTAAGCTAAAAGATCAGAGAGTGCTCCTGCACTTTGGGGCTGTGGATTGGAAATGTGATGTGTTTGTCAATGGAAAGCCGGCGGGCTCGCATCAGGGCGGCTACGATCCTTTCTCTTTTGACATTACGGACCTTTTGGTGAAGAAAAAGCAGCAGGACATCAGCGTTCGCGTCTGGGACCCCAGCAGCGATGGTCCGCAGCCAAGAGGAAAGCAAATCAAAAATCCGCATGCAATCTGGTACACGCCTGTGACCGGAATCTGGCAAACCGTTTGGCTGGAAACCGTTCCAACCACGCACATTGCTGATTTCAAGCAAGTTCCGGACATTGATAAGCAAACTTTGACTGTTACAACAACGCTTAAAAATGCAGGAACAACGGACAAGATCAGAATCGTTGCGCTGGACGGCTCCAATAAAGTAGCTGAGCAGGAAATCGCATCCGGTGAAAATGCCGTGCTGAACATTGCTAATGCTAAGTTGTGGTCGCCCGAAAATCCATTTTTGTATGACTTAGTGCTCACAGTAACCCGGAACGGAAAAGTAGTAGACGAAGTGAAGAGCTATTTCGCTATGCGTAAAATTTCGATGCAATTGGATGCAAATGGCATTCAGCGTATGGCATTGAATAACAAGTTCTTATTCCAATATGGCCCGCTCGATCAGGGCTGGTGGCCAGACGGACTCTATACAGCTCCAACGGACGAAGCATTGAAATTCGACATTTTGAAAACCAAGGAAATGGGCTTCAATATGATCAGAAAACACGTGAAAGTAGAGCCTGCGCGTTGGTATCGCTATTGTGATGAGCTGGGAATGCTGGTGTGGCAGGACATGCCGAGCGGCGATATGGGCAACAACTGGGAGCAGCGTCCCGGCATTACCGGAGACGAGACGGAAAAGCAGCGCACACCAGAGTCAGAGAACATTTATAAGACGGAATGGAAGGCTATCATGGATGCCAATGATCATTTTCCATCCATTGTCGTATGGGTTCCTTTCAACGAAGCGTGGGGACAATTCAAAACAGAAGAAATCACCAACTGGACCATGCAATACGACCCAAGCCGCCTGGTTAACAGCGCCAGCGGAGGCAACTTTTTCCCGGTCGGCCACATTATCGACATGCATAATTATCCCGCACCGGTGATGCCGAGACCAGAAATTTTTGGTGCAAAGCAGATTATTGTGCTGGGTGAATTCGGCGGGCTGGGGCTGCCGATAGACGGTCACGTTTGGCAGCAAAAGGATAACTGGGGATACCAGAGTTTTAAAAACCAGCAGGAGCTTTACGCCCGTTACGAGTCCTTCGTAAAAAGATTTGAATCCCTGATCAAAAGAGGATTATCAGCCGCAGTCTACACGCAAACAACCGACGTAGAAATAGAAACAAACGGCCTGATGACCTACGACCGCAAAGTGATCAAATTCCCCGAAGCAAAGCTAAAAGCAATACATATGCCGCTTTATAATGCGGACTGGGTGAAGTTGAAGCCATAA
- a CDS encoding MraY family glycosyltransferase: protein MELKLPLQILSEGNFSNIIHHDVYQCLLSFLIACFLSIISIPIIINLSNLLHLTAKPGFRSSHETETPTLGGIAIFAATLIAYFLWPHSENILDSNLISLAMTGVIILFFLGIKDDILAVDPTKKLIVQIFASLILVAMGNFKVDNFYGIFGIHGVSDFISIPLTVFIFIAIINAINLIDGIDGLAGGISLIAGLGFGIWFIANDHFSFGCLAFAMSGSLLGFLRFNFSKTSKIFMGDTGSLIVGYLLSIFSVEFLSLNVGYLHDPNAYFNAPIIVMVLLIVPIFDTLRVFIVRIFKGGSPFIADRNHMHHILIDNGLNHFWASCTLWMVTIMNTTLFFAFHGDITNTASLYIYIGMFGVYMIFAYFLKRRVVSVKKRKNLANSHSFNGDDLSSSNNILRDL from the coding sequence ATGGAATTAAAGTTACCCCTACAGATACTGAGTGAAGGAAACTTCAGTAACATTATTCATCATGATGTTTACCAATGCCTCCTTTCCTTTCTGATCGCCTGTTTCCTGTCCATTATCAGCATTCCGATCATCATCAACTTATCGAATCTGTTGCATTTGACAGCGAAACCTGGTTTCAGGAGCTCACATGAAACGGAAACCCCTACTTTGGGAGGCATAGCGATATTTGCGGCAACGCTGATCGCTTATTTTTTATGGCCGCATTCCGAAAACATCCTGGATTCCAACCTGATCAGCCTCGCTATGACCGGCGTAATTATCTTGTTTTTTCTTGGGATTAAAGATGATATCCTGGCTGTTGACCCTACAAAAAAGCTGATTGTACAGATATTTGCCTCGCTGATACTTGTAGCAATGGGCAATTTCAAGGTCGATAATTTTTACGGAATATTCGGCATTCATGGTGTTTCAGACTTTATCAGCATCCCGCTTACCGTCTTCATTTTTATCGCGATCATTAATGCGATAAACCTGATCGACGGAATCGACGGACTGGCGGGTGGCATCAGCCTTATTGCGGGCCTGGGTTTCGGCATCTGGTTCATTGCTAATGATCATTTCTCGTTTGGTTGCCTGGCTTTCGCCATGTCGGGTTCGCTGCTAGGATTTTTGCGTTTTAATTTTTCCAAAACAAGCAAAATCTTCATGGGCGACACCGGTTCGCTGATAGTGGGTTACCTCCTTTCCATCTTCTCAGTTGAATTCCTGTCTTTAAATGTTGGTTACCTGCACGATCCGAATGCCTATTTCAATGCGCCTATCATCGTTATGGTCCTGCTCATCGTCCCGATTTTTGATACATTACGCGTATTTATCGTCCGAATTTTCAAAGGAGGCTCGCCATTTATTGCGGACCGTAACCACATGCACCACATCCTGATCGACAATGGCCTGAACCATTTCTGGGCATCCTGCACACTTTGGATGGTAACGATCATGAATACTACGCTGTTTTTTGCATTTCACGGCGACATTACAAACACTGCTTCGTTGTACATTTATATAGGCATGTTTGGCGTGTATATGATATTTGCCTACTTCCTTAAAAGACGTGTTGTGTCTGTAAAAAAAAGAAAGAACCTGGCGAATAGTCATTCTTTCAATGGTGACGATCTGAGTTCTTCGAACAACATTCTGAGGGATTTGTAA
- the epsC gene encoding serine O-acetyltransferase EpsC produces MTTNQQNEFFQRLAEQNEQYRYQLPSRHDAGKFIQDLINFLFPISKDCTSCPTKDIAMKYADLRNSLNCMLEPLLPELEKSKEEILDDVFGQIPGIYEKLLLDAKSITDNDPASVSIEEVISVYPGFMAIATYRFANLFALAGIPLLPRMLTEFAHSQTGIDIHPNATIGHSFFIDHGTGVVIGETTHIGNNVKLYQGVTLGATFVSKSLASSKRHPTIEDNVVVYANATILGGETVIGHDSIIGGNAWLVRSVPPFSQVYHQSKIEIRQQTPSIT; encoded by the coding sequence ATGACAACCAACCAACAAAACGAGTTCTTCCAGCGCCTGGCAGAGCAAAATGAGCAGTATCGCTATCAATTACCTTCGAGACACGATGCTGGTAAGTTTATTCAGGACCTGATTAATTTTCTCTTTCCGATCAGTAAGGACTGCACGAGCTGCCCTACCAAGGACATTGCGATGAAATATGCTGATTTACGCAACAGTCTGAACTGCATGCTGGAACCGCTGCTTCCCGAACTGGAAAAAAGCAAGGAGGAAATTCTGGATGACGTTTTTGGGCAGATTCCCGGGATTTACGAGAAATTGTTGCTGGATGCCAAATCAATCACGGATAATGATCCTGCTTCGGTAAGCATTGAAGAGGTCATTTCGGTTTATCCGGGCTTTATGGCTATTGCTACTTATCGCTTTGCCAACTTGTTTGCGCTTGCCGGCATTCCGCTTCTACCCAGGATGTTAACTGAATTCGCGCACAGCCAAACAGGAATCGACATTCACCCGAACGCAACAATCGGACATTCGTTTTTTATAGATCACGGAACGGGCGTTGTCATCGGCGAAACGACGCACATTGGTAACAATGTCAAATTGTATCAGGGAGTGACATTAGGGGCGACATTTGTATCGAAGTCACTTGCTTCCAGCAAACGTCATCCAACCATTGAAGACAATGTGGTGGTATATGCCAATGCAACGATTTTGGGAGGAGAAACCGTGATAGGCCACGATTCGATCATTGGCGGGAATGCCTGGCTGGTGCGGAGCGTACCTCCATTTTCGCAGGTTTATCACCAGAGCAAAATAGAGATACGCCAGCAGACACCGTCTATTACATAA
- a CDS encoding isoaspartyl peptidase/L-asparaginase family protein encodes MKKRCYLAILLLISFSAFAQDYSDKITLALHGGAGTITRASMSPEQEKAYKEVLNTALQKGYGVLKSGGTSVQAVEATIRVMEDSPLFNAGKGAVFTNEGKNELDASIMEGKTLKAGAIAGVTTIRNPISTAIAVMEKSPHVMMAGKGAETFAKAQGQAIVDPSYFYTESRFKALQRAKEQEKTELDHDAKEKQEVKKAPKTGFVEQDELIFTEGKKFGTVGCVALDKFGNLAAGTSTGGMTNKRYGRIGDAPIIGAGTYANNATCAVSATGHGEYFIRSVVAYDISALMEYKGMTLQDAANQVVMKKLVERGGEGGIIAVDRNGNVAMPFNSEGMYRGYIKSDGKSEILIYKD; translated from the coding sequence ATGAAAAAACGCTGTTACCTGGCCATTCTCCTGCTGATCAGCTTTTCTGCCTTCGCACAGGACTACTCCGATAAAATCACACTTGCCCTGCATGGGGGCGCAGGCACCATTACGCGCGCCAGCATGTCGCCGGAGCAGGAAAAAGCCTATAAAGAAGTCCTTAATACGGCATTGCAAAAGGGTTATGGCGTATTGAAAAGTGGCGGAACGAGTGTTCAGGCGGTGGAAGCTACAATCAGGGTTATGGAAGATTCACCGCTTTTCAACGCTGGTAAAGGTGCTGTTTTTACCAACGAGGGCAAAAATGAGCTGGACGCATCCATTATGGAAGGAAAAACACTGAAAGCCGGCGCCATAGCAGGCGTCACCACGATCAGGAACCCGATCAGCACGGCCATTGCCGTCATGGAGAAGTCTCCGCACGTCATGATGGCAGGCAAAGGCGCGGAAACATTTGCGAAAGCGCAGGGACAGGCAATTGTTGATCCTTCCTATTTCTATACCGAGTCCAGGTTTAAAGCATTGCAACGCGCCAAAGAGCAGGAAAAAACAGAGCTGGACCATGACGCCAAAGAAAAGCAGGAAGTAAAAAAAGCGCCGAAGACAGGTTTCGTTGAACAAGACGAGCTGATATTTACAGAAGGCAAAAAATTTGGGACTGTGGGCTGTGTTGCACTGGACAAATTCGGGAATTTAGCGGCTGGAACGTCCACGGGCGGAATGACCAACAAACGATACGGGCGCATCGGCGACGCACCGATCATTGGCGCAGGAACTTATGCAAATAATGCCACATGCGCGGTTTCGGCCACGGGACACGGCGAATATTTCATCCGCTCCGTGGTTGCCTACGACATCTCGGCACTGATGGAATACAAAGGCATGACTTTGCAGGACGCTGCGAATCAAGTGGTGATGAAAAAACTGGTAGAACGTGGCGGCGAAGGCGGCATTATTGCGGTGGACAGGAACGGTAATGTTGCGATGCCTTTTAATAGCGAAGGCATGTACCGCGGTTATATCAAAAGCGACGGAAAAAGTGAGATCCTGATTTATAAGGACTGA